A single region of the Changchengzhania lutea genome encodes:
- a CDS encoding DUF6268 family outer membrane beta-barrel protein codes for MSTSVYAQLTDLARLEYSFIPKSNSEDQYTRLRAMLNYPIEMKKESYLIIGGEYNRIILNLEDKYPFDTEKVETINIIDFSLGYTFKMNEKWRFGAKFNPRIASTLTKSITSDDIFMNGGIYFINDRTKEESLKSPYRLILGLTYNATTGIPFPLPFVSYFREINDTWSFSVGVPKSNLKYAINENNDIQAFVGLDGYLAHLQEPSVVNGKNVDNVSLSVVVGGVGYEYGFTKHVVGYLYTGYTFRLNNVLRNENRDEVFKLDDVNAFYLRSGIKFKI; via the coding sequence ATGTCAACCTCTGTATATGCACAACTCACGGATTTGGCACGTTTGGAATACTCTTTTATTCCTAAGAGTAATTCAGAAGATCAATATACACGTTTGAGGGCCATGTTGAATTATCCTATTGAAATGAAAAAGGAGTCTTATCTAATTATTGGAGGCGAGTACAATAGAATTATTCTAAATTTAGAGGACAAGTATCCATTTGATACAGAAAAAGTAGAAACTATAAATATTATCGATTTCAGTCTGGGCTATACCTTTAAAATGAATGAAAAATGGCGTTTTGGTGCAAAATTCAATCCTAGGATAGCATCCACATTAACAAAATCCATTACTTCTGATGATATATTTATGAACGGTGGAATCTATTTTATTAACGACAGAACGAAGGAAGAAAGTTTAAAAAGCCCATATCGATTAATTTTAGGTTTAACTTATAATGCGACTACCGGTATTCCATTCCCGTTGCCTTTTGTTAGTTATTTTAGGGAAATTAATGACACTTGGAGCTTTAGTGTAGGCGTGCCAAAATCGAACTTAAAATATGCTATCAATGAAAATAACGACATTCAAGCCTTTGTAGGTTTAGATGGTTATTTGGCGCATTTGCAAGAACCTTCTGTAGTTAACGGAAAAAATGTAGATAACGTATCATTGTCCGTAGTAGTAGGGGGAGTGGGTTATGAATATGGTTTTACCAAGCATGTAGTCGGTTATTTATATACGGGGTATACGTTCAGATTAAATAATGTTTTACGTAACGAAAATAGAGATGAGGTCTTTAAATTGGATGACGTGAATGCGTTCTATTTAAGATCAGGAATTAAATTTAAAATATAA